One genomic segment of Sebastes fasciatus isolate fSebFas1 chromosome 17, fSebFas1.pri, whole genome shotgun sequence includes these proteins:
- the sync gene encoding uncharacterized protein sync, with translation MEDDNVSSAGFEPLFIKEEDADPNRTLMEQRERNTAQPGLTFPETQLNQSTIIKPYLQEMDDLLKSCEGLTGIPFGSHFSASFNETSLTESTRSHSKEEDAMESYGDPPQAYLSTSYIDTHMDGAETEHQPVQGQSPVINKCGVTAEASQMPLTSAGNKLSETMVQYEGQLLGMLAMLESCMEETGMDFEPQGWATDASQEYVHISKNPQLHRGTTLVPVQQERPMKMETQPMQFQSWAGQHAGGDEVSKQSRNDGAVGSATNGSQRNPVLSCDNMAGFSMETLDWQDQGVLHPQFRFSGPSMPIDSTENDPMCCEATKTEDDMKGDVIGIEVDDNELPAEERQGLNMDTINLGSGMSELGALGSQMEECIVEVQRLEKRRMELLTEVLELRGNRDREGSNEEEEETIDSKVSELMNALKKEEEGRREERKKEIQSLREERAAEEKMLWKVNLERQGLYEELRKLKRRLFAMARDCAQNQAALNTQHREVELLKREEEKLQSLVLQLTEEGSQLRAAQQQQLLDLQVQLHTQSSTQTSNTQDELTQCRRHSCGDIQQYLQGGLKALEDRYEPILLILLKRRDTTAAALVKAKEQAQELRAQLRPLKEEIQKLNLQRACLEEKLKLIHLQRREDMGQYKETVYFLEDSSRELKAELKIQKRQTKEIEELRDSLNKQLQLYRAAIEDHNKCDDEEET, from the exons ATGGAGGACGACAACGTTTCGTCTGCTGGGTTCGAGCCTCTCTTCATTAAAGAAGAGGATGCGGATCCGAACAGAACCCTCATGGAGCAAAGAGAGCGGAACACGGCACAACCTGGACTAACCTTCccagaaacacagctgaatCAATCAACCATAATTAAGCCATACTTACAAGAGATGGATGACTTGCTGAAAAGCTGTGAGGGGCTGACCGGTATCCCGTTTGGCTCTCACTTCTCAGCAAGTTTCAATGAAACTAGCCTGACTGAATCAACTCGTAGCCACAGCAAAGAGGAAGATGCAATGGAGAGCTATGGAGACCCTCCCCAAGCATATCTTTCCACAAGCTACATCGACACACACATGGATGGGGCTGAAACAGAACACCAGCCAGTGCAAGGCCAGTCGCCAGTCATAAACAAGTGTGGAGTAACCGCAGAAGCTTCTCAAATGCCTCTCACTTCGGCGGGAAACAAGCTGAGTGAAACCATGGTGCAGTACGAGGGTCAGCTGTTGGGGATGCTGGCCATGCTGGAGAGCTGCATGGAAGAGACTGGGATGGACTTTGAGCCCCAAGGCTGGGCTACAGATGCAAGCCAAGAGTATGTACACATCAGTAAGAATCCTCAACTTCATAGGGGTACAACTCTGGTGCCCGTTCAGCAAGAGAGGCCAATGAAGATGGAGACCCAGCCGATGCAATTTCAGTCCTGGGCTGGTCAACATGCTGGGGGAGATGAAGTTTCCAAGCAAAGCAGAAATGACGGAGCAGTGGGTTCGGCAACTAATGGAAGCCAGCGGAATCCTGTGCTTAGCTGTGACAACATGGCTGGCTTCTCAATGGAAACACTGGACTGGCAAGACCAGGGGGTTCTTCATCCTCAGTTCAGGTTTTCAGGGCCTTCAATGCCAATAGATAGTACAGAAAATGATCCAATGTGCTGTGAGGCGACAAAGACAGAAGACGACATGAAGGGAGACGTAATTGGGATTGAAGTAGACGACAATGAATTGCCAGCTGAAGAGAGACAGGGGCTCAACATGGACACCATCAATCTGGGATCTGGCATGAGTGAACTAGGCGCACTAGGGTCTCAGATGGAGGAGTGCATAGTGGAGGTGCAGCGGttagagaagaggaggatggagctGCTGACGGAGGTGCTGGAGTTGAGAGGgaatagagacagagaggggagcaatgaggaagaagaggagacaaTTGATAGCAAAGTGTCAGAGCTGATGAACGCactgaagaaggaggaagaggggagaagagaggagaggaagaaagagattCAGAGCCTCAGGGAGGAGAGAGCGGCGGAGGAGAAGATGCTGTGGAAGGTGAACCTGGAGAGACAGGGGCTGTACGAGGAGCTTAGAAAGCTGAAGAGGAGGCTCTTCGCCATGGCGAGGGACTGCGCTCAAAACCAGGCTGCCCTAAACACCCAGCACCGTGAGGTGGAGCTGCTAAAGAGAGAAGAG GAGAAGCTGCAGTCGCTGGTGCTCCAGCTGACAGAGGAGGGCTCCCAGCTCAGGGcagctcaacaacaacagctcttAGATCTGCAAGTACAGCTTCACACCCAGAGCTCCACTCAGACCTCCAACACCCAAGACGAACTGACCCAGTGCAGGAGGCACTCCTGTGGAGACATCCAGCAGTATCTGCAGGGCGGGCTGAAAGCGCTGGAGGACAG GTATGAACCCATTTTGCTCATATTGCTGAAGAGAAGGGACACAACAGCCGCAGCACTGGTGAAAGCCAAAGAGCAGGCCCAGGAGCTGAGGGCCCAGCTGAGACCCCTAAAGGAGGAGATCCAAAAGTTGAATCTCCAGAGGGCTTGCCTGGAGGAGAAACTCAAACTAATTCACttacagaggagagaggatatGGGGCAGTACAAG GAGACAGTGTACTTTCTGgaggacagcagcagagagctgaAGGCAGAGTTAAAAATTCAGAAGAGACAAACCAAAGAGATAGAGGAGCTGAGAGACAGCCTAAACAAACAACTACAACTTTACAG GGCTGCCATTGAGGACCATAACAAGTGTGACGATGAGGAGGAAACATGA
- the rbbp4 gene encoding histone-binding protein RBBP4 isoform X2 produces MADKEGAFDDAVEERVINEEYKIWKKNTPFLYDLVMTHALEWPSLTAQWLPDVSSYFPPITRPEGKDYSVHRLVLGTHTSDEQNHLVIASVQLPNDDAQFEASHYDSEKGEFGGFGSVSGKIEIEIKINHEGEVNRARYMPQNPCIIATKTPTSEVLVFDYTKHPSKPDASGECHPDLRLRGHQKEGYGLSWNPNLSGSLLSASDDHTICLWDISAVPKEGKIVEAKTIFTGHTAVVEDVSWHLLHESLFGSVADDQKLMIWDTRSNNTSKPSHAVDAHTAEVNCLSFNPYSEFILASGSADKTVALWDLRNLKLKLHSFESHKDEIFQVQWSPHNETILASSGTDRRLNVWDLSKIGEEQSPEDAEDGPPELLFIHGGHTAKISDFSWNPNEPWVICSVSEDNIMQVWQMAENIYNDEDPEGSTDPEATV; encoded by the exons ATGGCGGACAAGGAAG GAGCATTTGATGATGCGGTTGAGGAGAGGGTGATCAACGAGGAGTACAAGATCTGGAAGAAAAACACTCCCTTTCTGTACGACCTGGTTATGACCCACGCTTTGGAGTGGCCCAGCCTGACTGCTCAGTGGCTCCCTGATGTCTCCAG CTATTTTCCTCCCATTACCAGGCCAGAGGGGAAGGATTACAGCGTGCACCGGCTGGTGTTGGGCACTCACACATCTGATGAGCAGAATCACCTGGTCATTGCCAGCGTTCAGCTACCCAATGATGACGCCCAGTTTGAAGCCTCACATTATGACAGCGAAAAAGGAG AGTTTGGAGGCTTCGGCTCAGTGAGTGGCAAGATCGAGATAGAAATCAAGATCAACCATGAAGGAGAGGTGAACCGTGCCCGCTACATGCCCCAGAACCCTTGCATCATCGCCACCAAGACCCCCACCTCAGAAGTGCTGGTGTTTGACTACACCAAGCACCCCTCCAAGCCAG ACGCTTCTGGAGAGTGTCACCCTGATCTGCGTCTCAGAGGCCATCAGAAAGAAGGCTACGGTCTCTCCTGGAATCCAAATCTGTCCGGCTCTCTCCTTAGTGCGTCAGATGACCAT ACAATCTGTCTGTGGGACATCAGTGCTGTGCCAAAGGAGGGGAAGATAGTAGAGGCAAAGACAATCTTCACTGGTCACACTGCTGTGGTGGAAGACGTCTCCTGGCACTTGCTTCACGAGTCACTCTTCGGATCTGTAGCAGATGACCAGAAGCTCATGAT TTGGGACACTCGTTCAAACAACACATCCAAACCCAGCCATGCAGTAGACGCCCACACAGCAGAGGTCAACTGTTTGTCATTCAACCCTTACAGCGAGTTCATCCTCGCTTCCGGCTCTGCAGACAAG ACTGTGGCTCTTTGGGACTTGAGAAACCTGAAACTGAAGCTGCATTCCTTCGAGTCACACAAGGATGAGATCTTCCAG GTTCAGTGGTCACCTCATAATGAGACCATACTGGCATCCAGTGGAACAGACCGCCGCCTCAATGTCTGGGACCTCAG TAAAATCGGAGAGGAGCAGTCACCAGAAGATGCAGAGGATGGCCCACCCGAGCTACTG TTTATCCATGGTGGCCACACCGCTAAGATCTCTGACTTCTCCTGGAATCCCAACGAGCCCTGGGTCATCTGTTCGGTGTCTGAAGACAACATTATGCAAGTCTGGCAGATG GCTGAGAACATCTACAACGATGAAGATCCAGAGGGTTCAACAGACCCTGAAGCTACAGTGTAA
- the rbbp4 gene encoding histone-binding protein RBBP4 isoform X4, producing MADKEGAFDDAVEERVINEEYKIWKKNTPFLYDLVMTHALEWPSLTAQWLPDVSRPEGKDYSVHRLVLGTHTSDEQNHLVIASVQLPNDDAQFEASHYDSEKGEFGGFGSVSGKIEIEIKINHEGEVNRARYMPQNPCIIATKTPTSEVLVFDYTKHPSKPDASGECHPDLRLRGHQKEGYGLSWNPNLSGSLLSASDDHTICLWDISAVPKEGKIVEAKTIFTGHTAVVEDVSWHLLHESLFGSVADDQKLMIWDTRSNNTSKPSHAVDAHTAEVNCLSFNPYSEFILASGSADKTVALWDLRNLKLKLHSFESHKDEIFQVQWSPHNETILASSGTDRRLNVWDLSKIGEEQSPEDAEDGPPELLFIHGGHTAKISDFSWNPNEPWVICSVSEDNIMQVWQMAENIYNDEDPEGSTDPEATV from the exons ATGGCGGACAAGGAAG GAGCATTTGATGATGCGGTTGAGGAGAGGGTGATCAACGAGGAGTACAAGATCTGGAAGAAAAACACTCCCTTTCTGTACGACCTGGTTATGACCCACGCTTTGGAGTGGCCCAGCCTGACTGCTCAGTGGCTCCCTGATGTCTCCAG GCCAGAGGGGAAGGATTACAGCGTGCACCGGCTGGTGTTGGGCACTCACACATCTGATGAGCAGAATCACCTGGTCATTGCCAGCGTTCAGCTACCCAATGATGACGCCCAGTTTGAAGCCTCACATTATGACAGCGAAAAAGGAG AGTTTGGAGGCTTCGGCTCAGTGAGTGGCAAGATCGAGATAGAAATCAAGATCAACCATGAAGGAGAGGTGAACCGTGCCCGCTACATGCCCCAGAACCCTTGCATCATCGCCACCAAGACCCCCACCTCAGAAGTGCTGGTGTTTGACTACACCAAGCACCCCTCCAAGCCAG ACGCTTCTGGAGAGTGTCACCCTGATCTGCGTCTCAGAGGCCATCAGAAAGAAGGCTACGGTCTCTCCTGGAATCCAAATCTGTCCGGCTCTCTCCTTAGTGCGTCAGATGACCAT ACAATCTGTCTGTGGGACATCAGTGCTGTGCCAAAGGAGGGGAAGATAGTAGAGGCAAAGACAATCTTCACTGGTCACACTGCTGTGGTGGAAGACGTCTCCTGGCACTTGCTTCACGAGTCACTCTTCGGATCTGTAGCAGATGACCAGAAGCTCATGAT TTGGGACACTCGTTCAAACAACACATCCAAACCCAGCCATGCAGTAGACGCCCACACAGCAGAGGTCAACTGTTTGTCATTCAACCCTTACAGCGAGTTCATCCTCGCTTCCGGCTCTGCAGACAAG ACTGTGGCTCTTTGGGACTTGAGAAACCTGAAACTGAAGCTGCATTCCTTCGAGTCACACAAGGATGAGATCTTCCAG GTTCAGTGGTCACCTCATAATGAGACCATACTGGCATCCAGTGGAACAGACCGCCGCCTCAATGTCTGGGACCTCAG TAAAATCGGAGAGGAGCAGTCACCAGAAGATGCAGAGGATGGCCCACCCGAGCTACTG TTTATCCATGGTGGCCACACCGCTAAGATCTCTGACTTCTCCTGGAATCCCAACGAGCCCTGGGTCATCTGTTCGGTGTCTGAAGACAACATTATGCAAGTCTGGCAGATG GCTGAGAACATCTACAACGATGAAGATCCAGAGGGTTCAACAGACCCTGAAGCTACAGTGTAA
- the rbbp4 gene encoding histone-binding protein RBBP4 isoform X3 — MADKEAGAFDDAVEERVINEEYKIWKKNTPFLYDLVMTHALEWPSLTAQWLPDVSRPEGKDYSVHRLVLGTHTSDEQNHLVIASVQLPNDDAQFEASHYDSEKGEFGGFGSVSGKIEIEIKINHEGEVNRARYMPQNPCIIATKTPTSEVLVFDYTKHPSKPDASGECHPDLRLRGHQKEGYGLSWNPNLSGSLLSASDDHTICLWDISAVPKEGKIVEAKTIFTGHTAVVEDVSWHLLHESLFGSVADDQKLMIWDTRSNNTSKPSHAVDAHTAEVNCLSFNPYSEFILASGSADKTVALWDLRNLKLKLHSFESHKDEIFQVQWSPHNETILASSGTDRRLNVWDLSKIGEEQSPEDAEDGPPELLFIHGGHTAKISDFSWNPNEPWVICSVSEDNIMQVWQMAENIYNDEDPEGSTDPEATV, encoded by the exons ATGGCGGACAAGGAAG cagGAGCATTTGATGATGCGGTTGAGGAGAGGGTGATCAACGAGGAGTACAAGATCTGGAAGAAAAACACTCCCTTTCTGTACGACCTGGTTATGACCCACGCTTTGGAGTGGCCCAGCCTGACTGCTCAGTGGCTCCCTGATGTCTCCAG GCCAGAGGGGAAGGATTACAGCGTGCACCGGCTGGTGTTGGGCACTCACACATCTGATGAGCAGAATCACCTGGTCATTGCCAGCGTTCAGCTACCCAATGATGACGCCCAGTTTGAAGCCTCACATTATGACAGCGAAAAAGGAG AGTTTGGAGGCTTCGGCTCAGTGAGTGGCAAGATCGAGATAGAAATCAAGATCAACCATGAAGGAGAGGTGAACCGTGCCCGCTACATGCCCCAGAACCCTTGCATCATCGCCACCAAGACCCCCACCTCAGAAGTGCTGGTGTTTGACTACACCAAGCACCCCTCCAAGCCAG ACGCTTCTGGAGAGTGTCACCCTGATCTGCGTCTCAGAGGCCATCAGAAAGAAGGCTACGGTCTCTCCTGGAATCCAAATCTGTCCGGCTCTCTCCTTAGTGCGTCAGATGACCAT ACAATCTGTCTGTGGGACATCAGTGCTGTGCCAAAGGAGGGGAAGATAGTAGAGGCAAAGACAATCTTCACTGGTCACACTGCTGTGGTGGAAGACGTCTCCTGGCACTTGCTTCACGAGTCACTCTTCGGATCTGTAGCAGATGACCAGAAGCTCATGAT TTGGGACACTCGTTCAAACAACACATCCAAACCCAGCCATGCAGTAGACGCCCACACAGCAGAGGTCAACTGTTTGTCATTCAACCCTTACAGCGAGTTCATCCTCGCTTCCGGCTCTGCAGACAAG ACTGTGGCTCTTTGGGACTTGAGAAACCTGAAACTGAAGCTGCATTCCTTCGAGTCACACAAGGATGAGATCTTCCAG GTTCAGTGGTCACCTCATAATGAGACCATACTGGCATCCAGTGGAACAGACCGCCGCCTCAATGTCTGGGACCTCAG TAAAATCGGAGAGGAGCAGTCACCAGAAGATGCAGAGGATGGCCCACCCGAGCTACTG TTTATCCATGGTGGCCACACCGCTAAGATCTCTGACTTCTCCTGGAATCCCAACGAGCCCTGGGTCATCTGTTCGGTGTCTGAAGACAACATTATGCAAGTCTGGCAGATG GCTGAGAACATCTACAACGATGAAGATCCAGAGGGTTCAACAGACCCTGAAGCTACAGTGTAA
- the rbbp4 gene encoding histone-binding protein RBBP4 isoform X1 — MADKEAGAFDDAVEERVINEEYKIWKKNTPFLYDLVMTHALEWPSLTAQWLPDVSSYFPPITRPEGKDYSVHRLVLGTHTSDEQNHLVIASVQLPNDDAQFEASHYDSEKGEFGGFGSVSGKIEIEIKINHEGEVNRARYMPQNPCIIATKTPTSEVLVFDYTKHPSKPDASGECHPDLRLRGHQKEGYGLSWNPNLSGSLLSASDDHTICLWDISAVPKEGKIVEAKTIFTGHTAVVEDVSWHLLHESLFGSVADDQKLMIWDTRSNNTSKPSHAVDAHTAEVNCLSFNPYSEFILASGSADKTVALWDLRNLKLKLHSFESHKDEIFQVQWSPHNETILASSGTDRRLNVWDLSKIGEEQSPEDAEDGPPELLFIHGGHTAKISDFSWNPNEPWVICSVSEDNIMQVWQMAENIYNDEDPEGSTDPEATV; from the exons ATGGCGGACAAGGAAG cagGAGCATTTGATGATGCGGTTGAGGAGAGGGTGATCAACGAGGAGTACAAGATCTGGAAGAAAAACACTCCCTTTCTGTACGACCTGGTTATGACCCACGCTTTGGAGTGGCCCAGCCTGACTGCTCAGTGGCTCCCTGATGTCTCCAG CTATTTTCCTCCCATTACCAGGCCAGAGGGGAAGGATTACAGCGTGCACCGGCTGGTGTTGGGCACTCACACATCTGATGAGCAGAATCACCTGGTCATTGCCAGCGTTCAGCTACCCAATGATGACGCCCAGTTTGAAGCCTCACATTATGACAGCGAAAAAGGAG AGTTTGGAGGCTTCGGCTCAGTGAGTGGCAAGATCGAGATAGAAATCAAGATCAACCATGAAGGAGAGGTGAACCGTGCCCGCTACATGCCCCAGAACCCTTGCATCATCGCCACCAAGACCCCCACCTCAGAAGTGCTGGTGTTTGACTACACCAAGCACCCCTCCAAGCCAG ACGCTTCTGGAGAGTGTCACCCTGATCTGCGTCTCAGAGGCCATCAGAAAGAAGGCTACGGTCTCTCCTGGAATCCAAATCTGTCCGGCTCTCTCCTTAGTGCGTCAGATGACCAT ACAATCTGTCTGTGGGACATCAGTGCTGTGCCAAAGGAGGGGAAGATAGTAGAGGCAAAGACAATCTTCACTGGTCACACTGCTGTGGTGGAAGACGTCTCCTGGCACTTGCTTCACGAGTCACTCTTCGGATCTGTAGCAGATGACCAGAAGCTCATGAT TTGGGACACTCGTTCAAACAACACATCCAAACCCAGCCATGCAGTAGACGCCCACACAGCAGAGGTCAACTGTTTGTCATTCAACCCTTACAGCGAGTTCATCCTCGCTTCCGGCTCTGCAGACAAG ACTGTGGCTCTTTGGGACTTGAGAAACCTGAAACTGAAGCTGCATTCCTTCGAGTCACACAAGGATGAGATCTTCCAG GTTCAGTGGTCACCTCATAATGAGACCATACTGGCATCCAGTGGAACAGACCGCCGCCTCAATGTCTGGGACCTCAG TAAAATCGGAGAGGAGCAGTCACCAGAAGATGCAGAGGATGGCCCACCCGAGCTACTG TTTATCCATGGTGGCCACACCGCTAAGATCTCTGACTTCTCCTGGAATCCCAACGAGCCCTGGGTCATCTGTTCGGTGTCTGAAGACAACATTATGCAAGTCTGGCAGATG GCTGAGAACATCTACAACGATGAAGATCCAGAGGGTTCAACAGACCCTGAAGCTACAGTGTAA
- the tert gene encoding telomerase reverse transcriptase yields the protein MSTTDMSQTLDILRSLYQHVQSLEEFANSIVFREGQRAELIEQSDSNRFKAFVRGVSVCFDKQLQQVPSCNQICTLPELLAFVLNSLKRKRKRNILAHGYNFLSLAQEERDADHFKFKGDVTQSAAYIHGSDLWKKVTIRLGTDLTRYLLESCSVFVAVPPSCVFQVCGAPVYDRVSMTTASTGFYLQPRPRTHNGAQFVRNRSEVTLKRRQEVENLTIGKTRNRRDARVKKRKRKRETNQKDEEEMMTCSGKRRRVGQQEPTQEMQQVCYETLEEGQPMSVEPTLSMKPLENGTPCSKQPVEMQTTIIPLEGGPSWRSGIFPPLPPSQCFIRTLGFLYGGRGMRGFLLNRKKKSAGGLRRLQGQDLVRTVFFEGLAYLNGLERKPKKLPRRFFNMVPVFSQLLRQHRRCPYSRILQRMCPVVEERDAEQGELSSLLPQHCAPHRVYLFVRECLSAVIPQELWGSDHNRLNFFFRVRGFLSSGKFEKLSLAELMWKMKVNDCDWLKISKTGRFPPSELSYRTQILGQFLAWLLDGYVVGLVRACFYVTESFGQKNAVRFYRQEVWAKLQDLAFRGHLSKGQMEELTPAQVSSLPKATVISRLRFIPKTDNMRPITRVVGADAKTRLYRGRVRDLLDMLRACVGSTPSLLGATVWGMTDIHKVLSSVAPAQRDEPQPLYFVKVDVSGAYESLPHDKLIEVVGEALSPVQDELFAIRRYAKIWADSHEGLKKTFVRQADFLEGNMGSTNMKGFVTSLQKRGKVHHAVLAEQHFCSDLHGREALQFFTQMLTGSVVQFGKKTYRQCRGIPQGSVVSSLLCCLCYGHMENVLFKDITEKKGCLMRLVDDFLLITPDLHRAQTFLKILLAGVPQYGLVVNPQKVVVNFQVSGSVGSCPGIRVLPPHCLFPWCGLLLDTHSLDCYKDYSSYAGLSLRYSLTLGSFHSAGQQMRRKLMAILRLKCHALFLDLKTNSLEAVYKNIYKLVLLHACRFHVCAQSLPFGQTVAKNPVYFLRMILDIAEYANRLIRLSNKGLILGSKAQTGIVQYEAVELLFCLSFLLVLSQHRPLYKDLLPHLHKRKRRLERRLGDLRLARVRQATNPRTPVDFLAIQM from the exons ATGTCTACGACTGATATGTCCCAGACTCTGGACATCCTCCGGTCTTTGTATCAGCACGTACAGTCCCTGGAGGAGTTTGCGAACAGCATCGTGTtcagagaaggacagagagcagagctCATTGAACAGTCTGACTCAAACCGGTTCAAAGCCTTCGTCCGGGGGGTTTCTGTCTGCTTTGACAAGCAACTACAGCAGGTGCCGAGCTGCAACCAG ATCTGCACTCTACCTGAACTGCTGGCCTTTGTTCTTAACAGtctgaaaaggaaaagaaaaagaaacatcttGGCACACGGCTACAATTTTCTGTCTCTGGCTCAGGAGGAGCGGGATGCAGACCACTTCAAATTCAAAGGAGATGTGACTCAAAGTGCTGCCTACATCCATGGCAGTGACCTGTGGAAGAAAGTCACAATACGACTTGGTACAGACCTTACACGCTACCTGCTGGAGAGCTGCTCTGTGTTTGTGGCAGTCCCTCCTTCATGTGTTTTCCAGGTGTGTGGCGCTCCCGTCTATGACAGGGTGTCCATGACTACTGCCTCCACTGGATTTTATCTCCAGCCTCGGCCCAGGACGCATAACGGTGCTCAGTTTGTAAGGAATCGAAGTGAAGTGACCTTGAAAAGGAGACAGGAAGTTGAGAATCTTACTATCGGCAAGACGAGGAACAGAAGGGATGCAAGAgtgaagaaaaggaaaagaaagagagaaactaatcagaaggatgaggaggagatgatgacTTGTTCAGGAAAGAGGAGGCGGGTAGGACAGCAAGAGCCCACACAGGAAATGCAACAGGTGTGCTATGAAACATTGGAGGAAGGGCAGCCCATGTCTGTGGAACCAACACTATCTATGAAGCCTTTGGAAAATGGCACTCCTTGTTCCAAACAGCCCGTTGAAATGCAAACAACCATAATTCCCTTGGAGGGAGGACCCAGTTGGAGATCGGGGATTTTTCCCCCTTTGCCTCCCTCACAGTGTTTTATCCGCACACTGGGATTCCTGTATGGAGGAAGGGGTATGCGTGGCTTCCTTCtcaacaggaagaagaagagtgcTGGTGGATTAAGAAGGCTACAAGGGCAAGATTTGGTCCGAACAGTCTTCTTTGAGGGACTGGCGTATCTAAACGGGCTGGAGAGGAAGCCTAAGAAACTCCCTCGGCGCTTTTTTAACATGGTCCCTGTGTTCAGTCAACTGCTGCGTCAACACAGGAGATGTCCCTACAGCAGGATACTGCAGAGGATGTGCCCAGTGGTGGAAGAGAGAGATGCAGAACAGGGGGAATTAAGCTCCCTCTTGCCTCAGCACTGTGCACCTCACCGGGTCTACCTGTTCGTGAGGGAATGCCTCTCTGCTGTGATCCCTCAGGAGCTATGGGGCTCCGACCACAACCGACTTAATTTCTTCTTCAGGGTCAGGGGCTTCTTGAGCAGTGGCAAGTTCGAGAAGCTCTCACTGGCTGAACTGATGTGGAAGATGAAGGTGAATgactgtgattggctgaagATCAGTAAAACAG GCAGATTCCCGCCTAGTGAGCTCTCATACCGGACACAGATCCTGGGTCAGTTCCTGGCTTGGCTTCTGGATGGCTACGTTGTAGGCCTGGTTCGAGCCTGCTTCTATGTCACTGAGAGTTTTGGCCAGAAGAACGCCGTCAGGTTCTACAGACAGGAAGTCTGGGCAAAACTGCAGGACTTAGCCTTCAg AGGTCACCTCTCCAAGGGTCAGATGGAGGAGTTGACTCCGGCTCAGGTGTCATCCCTCCCCAAGGCCACCGTCATCTCCCGCCTTCGCTTCATTCCCAAGACTGACAACATGAGGCCTATCACACGAGTTGTAGGAGCAGATGCCAAAACGAGG CTCTACCGAGGGCGTGTACGGGACTTGCTGGACATGCTGCGGGCCTGTGTGGGCTCCACGCCATCCCTCCTGGGCGCCACAGTGTGGGGGATGACTGATATCCACAAGGTGTTGAGCTCTGTAGCTCCGGCCCAGAGGGACGAGCCACAACCCCTCTACTTTGTTAAG GTGGATGTGAGTGGAGCCTATGAGAGTCTGCCTCATGACAAACTCATTGAAGTGGTTGGCGAGGCTCTGTCACCTGTTCAGGATGAACTCTTTGCCATCCGCCGCTATGCAAAGATCTGGGCTGATTCCCACGAGGGCCTGAAAAAAACCTTTGTTAGACAG GCAGATTTCCTGGAGGGTAACATGGGATCCACCAACATGAAAGGGTTTGTGACGTCACTGCAGAAGAGAGGAAAAGTTCATCACGCCGTGCTGGCAGAGCAG cATTTCTGCTCAGATCTTCACGGCAGAGAGGCGTTGCAGTTCTTCACCCAAATGCTAACTGGCAGTGTTGTTCAGTTTGGCAAGAA GACATACCGTCAGTGCCGAGGGATTCCTCAGGGATCGGTTGTgtccagtctgctctgctgTCTCTGCTACGGTCACATGGAGAATGTCCTGTTCAAAGATATTACTGAAAAGAAAGG ATGTTTGATGAGACTGGTGGATGATTTCCTTCTGATCACCCCAGACCTACACAGAGCACAGACCTTTCTCaa gatctTGCTGGCCGGGGTGCCACAGTACGGTCTGGTGGTCAACCCGCAGAAGGTGGTGGTCAACTTTCAGGTGTCGGGCAGCGTGGGGTCATGTCCCGGCATCCGTGTGCTGCCGCCTCACTGCCTCTTCCCCTGGTGTGGACTCCTGCTGGACACGCACTCCCTGGACTGCTACAAAGACTATTCAAG CTATGCAGGCCTGTCTTTACGCTACAGCCTTACGTTGGGCTCCTTCCActcagctggacagcagatgaGGAGGAAACTGATGGCTATCCTCAGACTCAAGTGCCATGCCTTGTTCTTGGACCTGAAG ACCAATTCTCTTGAGGCAGTCTACAAGAACATCTACAAGCTGGTGCTGCTTCATGCATGCAG GTTCCACGTGTGTGCCCAGAGTTTGCCCTTTGGTCAGACGGTTGCTAAGAACCCTGTCTACTTCCTACGGATGATACTGGATATAGCTGAATACGCCAATCGACTCATCAGGCTCAGCAACAAAG GACTGATATTAGGCAGTAAGGCCCAGACCGGCATTGTGCAATATGAAGCAGTGGAGctgcttttctgtctttctttcttgctgGTGCTTTCACAACACCGTCCTCTCTACAAGGATCTGCTCCCACACCTGCACAAAC GGAAGCGCCGTCTAGAGCGGCGTCTGGGGGATCTGAGGCTGGCCAGGGTTCGACAGGCCACTAACCCCAGGACCCCAGTCGACTTCTTGGCCATCCAGATGTAG